One Halosegnis longus DNA window includes the following coding sequences:
- a CDS encoding DUF373 family protein — protein MLLVLCVDLDDDLGRKTGFETPVTGRDAVEESAVALATADPEDSDVNVIFEGVHLYDELAAEGESVEVAVVTGEAAGDVAANRKVGNEIDRILASLQTGEDVRAVVVTDGAQDESVIPVIRSRVPIDSVRRVVVRQAQDLESMYYTFKQVLDDPETRGTILVPLGILLLVYPAAVIANVLDLPGSALGLGSALLGLYVLFRGLGLEESVDAVAERLRTALYTGRVTLVTSVVALALVAVAAVRGDASLALHSADGPGAPLETVAAVAYGAVAWIAAAGLVAAFGRITDEYLADSFHWRYLNAPFYVIAIAVIVRALSAYLLGLEFATLPYLAAALTGGTLLAVSSTLAFAVAESRLSPKQPSTD, from the coding sequence ATGCTGCTGGTGTTGTGTGTGGACCTCGACGACGACCTCGGTCGCAAGACCGGCTTCGAGACGCCGGTCACCGGACGCGACGCCGTCGAGGAGAGCGCCGTCGCGCTCGCCACCGCCGACCCAGAAGACTCCGACGTGAACGTCATCTTCGAGGGGGTCCACCTCTACGACGAACTCGCCGCCGAGGGCGAATCCGTCGAGGTGGCCGTCGTCACCGGCGAGGCCGCCGGCGACGTGGCCGCCAACCGCAAGGTCGGCAACGAAATCGACCGCATCCTCGCCTCGCTCCAGACCGGCGAGGACGTGCGGGCGGTCGTCGTCACCGACGGCGCACAGGACGAATCTGTCATCCCCGTGATTCGATCGCGGGTCCCCATCGACTCCGTGCGCCGGGTCGTCGTCCGCCAGGCACAGGACCTCGAGTCGATGTACTACACGTTCAAGCAGGTGCTCGACGACCCCGAGACGCGAGGGACGATTCTCGTCCCGCTGGGCATCCTGCTGCTCGTGTATCCGGCGGCCGTCATCGCGAACGTGCTCGATTTGCCGGGGTCGGCGCTGGGACTCGGCTCCGCGCTGTTGGGGCTGTACGTGCTCTTTCGGGGCCTCGGTCTGGAGGAGTCGGTCGACGCCGTCGCCGAGCGACTCCGCACTGCCCTCTACACCGGCCGGGTGACGCTCGTGACGAGCGTCGTCGCGCTCGCGCTCGTCGCCGTCGCCGCCGTCCGCGGTGACGCGTCGCTCGCGCTCCACTCGGCGGACGGTCCGGGTGCACCTTTAGAGACGGTCGCCGCGGTCGCGTACGGCGCGGTCGCGTGGATTGCGGCCGCCGGACTCGTGGCCGCGTTCGGCCGGATCACCGACGAGTACCTGGCCGACAGCTTCCACTGGCGGTATCTGAACGCTCCCTTCTACGTCATCGCGATTGCGGTCATCGTCCGGGCGCTGTCGGCGTATCTGCTCGGCTTAGAGTTCGCGACGCTCCCGTATCTGGCCGCCGCGCTCACGGGCGGCACGCTGCTTGCGGTGTCGAGCACGCTCGCCTTCGCGGTCGCGGAGTCGCGACTCTCGCCCAAACAGCCGTCGACCGACTGA
- a CDS encoding radical SAM protein produces MISKGCEQCAKGGKMVLFVYGYCDQRDCFYCPLGENRKNVTQTYANERPVESDEDIIAEANLMDALGTSITGGEPQEVMEKTCRYLRLLKDEFGEDHHTHLYTGITGGRENMRRLSEAGLDEIRFHPPYEQWGDLHGTEWEEILYIAREEGLTPAFEIPGIRAEEEFLEFLDEGAADFCNINEFEMSDGNYRRMQEEGFELKDGHMSAVEGSHDILETMGDHEKVYFCTSVFKDAAQHRSRLKRMARNLRREFDEVTDDGTLVYGKTWETEERLADLGVPEEFYTVKSDHVELAWWLLEEMVEEGDVEEGEIVEQYPTYDGTVVERTPVA; encoded by the coding sequence ATGATTTCGAAGGGCTGTGAGCAGTGTGCGAAAGGCGGCAAGATGGTGCTGTTCGTGTACGGCTACTGCGACCAGCGCGACTGCTTTTACTGCCCGCTCGGCGAGAACCGGAAGAACGTCACCCAGACGTACGCGAACGAACGCCCCGTCGAATCCGACGAGGACATCATCGCCGAGGCGAATCTGATGGACGCGCTCGGCACCTCCATCACGGGCGGTGAACCCCAGGAGGTGATGGAGAAGACCTGCCGGTATCTCCGCCTGCTGAAAGACGAGTTCGGCGAGGACCACCACACCCACCTCTACACGGGTATCACGGGTGGCCGCGAGAACATGCGCCGCCTCTCGGAGGCCGGACTCGACGAGATTCGCTTCCACCCGCCGTACGAGCAGTGGGGCGACCTCCACGGCACCGAGTGGGAGGAGATTCTCTACATCGCCCGCGAGGAGGGCCTGACTCCCGCCTTCGAGATTCCGGGCATCCGCGCGGAAGAGGAGTTCCTCGAGTTCCTCGACGAGGGGGCGGCCGACTTCTGTAACATCAACGAGTTCGAGATGTCCGACGGGAACTACCGCCGGATGCAGGAGGAGGGCTTCGAGCTGAAGGACGGCCACATGAGCGCGGTCGAGGGGAGCCACGACATCCTCGAAACGATGGGCGACCACGAGAAGGTGTACTTCTGTACGAGCGTGTTCAAAGACGCCGCACAACACCGCTCGCGGCTGAAGCGGATGGCCCGCAATCTCCGGCGCGAGTTCGACGAGGTGACCGACGACGGCACGCTCGTCTACGGCAAGACGTGGGAGACCGAGGAGCGACTGGCCGACCTCGGCGTCCCCGAGGAGTTCTACACCGTCAAGTCCGACCACGTCGAACTCGCGTGGTGGCTGCTCGAGGAGATGGTCGAGGAGGGCGACGTGGAGGAGGGCGAAATCGTCGAGCAGTATCCGACCTACGACGGGACGGTCGTCGAGCGAACGCCGGTCGCGTAA